A single genomic interval of Leptospira montravelensis harbors:
- a CDS encoding SDR family oxidoreductase, with amino-acid sequence MQLNGNTILITGGTSGIGLALAKRFSELGNQVLVCGTNEKKMEEIRKSFPKWGTYLFDISRPEEREKLFQQTTKDFPELNVLFNNAGMQRYPKLGELEPWANLGKEIDVNLGAPIHLSMLFAKHLFAKKNAAILNTTSGLSHIPLAYAPVYSATKAALHSFTLTLRFQFRNQPIEVIEVSPPMVDTDLGIPNTHTAGLNLDEYANSVIEGLKNGDLEITTGFSTVTANASREQKNEIFLSMNQARSASN; translated from the coding sequence ATGCAATTGAATGGAAATACAATCCTCATCACTGGGGGAACAAGTGGGATCGGCCTTGCTCTCGCCAAACGATTTTCCGAATTAGGCAATCAGGTTCTAGTTTGTGGAACAAACGAAAAGAAAATGGAAGAGATTCGGAAATCCTTTCCTAAATGGGGAACATATCTTTTTGATATCTCTCGCCCTGAAGAGAGGGAAAAGTTATTTCAACAAACCACAAAGGATTTTCCGGAACTGAATGTGTTATTCAATAACGCAGGCATGCAAAGGTATCCTAAACTTGGTGAACTAGAACCTTGGGCAAACTTAGGAAAGGAAATTGATGTAAATTTAGGAGCTCCTATCCATCTCTCCATGTTATTCGCTAAACACCTGTTTGCAAAGAAAAATGCGGCCATTCTCAATACAACCTCTGGATTATCACATATTCCTTTGGCTTATGCGCCTGTGTACAGTGCGACAAAAGCGGCCTTACATTCCTTCACATTGACACTAAGGTTCCAATTTCGTAACCAACCAATTGAAGTAATTGAAGTTTCTCCACCAATGGTGGATACAGATTTAGGAATCCCTAATACACATACAGCGGGACTCAATTTAGACGAATATGCAAATAGTGTGATCGAAGGGTTAAAAAATGGGGACCTAGAAATCACCACTGGATTTTCTACCGTCACAGCGAATGCAAGTCGGGAACAAAAGAATGAAATCTTTTTGTCTATGAACCAAGCAAGGAGTGCTTCAAACTAA
- a CDS encoding TetR/AcrR family transcriptional regulator has protein sequence MPRTGLTASEIQDKAVEIAINQMRAKGFEKVRLVDVAKEMGISHAALYSHFQDKTALFDAVSERWLVKLDEKQDLLVAEKRDPIQKILTWFLNLHRMKLEKVKLDPELYKAFDMAAEESKPFIQTHLTNMRIQMSSLVTEAVNQKKIKKRDVDLVAEILISAGAAFTHPKLVAQHCGENRELLLVDTIEAVLKGLG, from the coding sequence ATGCCAAGAACCGGTCTCACAGCCTCGGAAATCCAAGACAAAGCAGTGGAAATTGCCATAAACCAAATGCGGGCCAAGGGTTTTGAAAAGGTTCGTTTGGTGGACGTTGCGAAAGAAATGGGGATTAGCCACGCAGCTCTCTATTCCCATTTTCAGGACAAAACAGCACTTTTCGACGCTGTTTCCGAACGTTGGCTTGTGAAGTTAGATGAAAAACAAGACCTTCTTGTGGCAGAAAAACGAGATCCTATCCAAAAGATCCTCACTTGGTTTCTAAATCTCCACCGAATGAAATTGGAAAAAGTAAAACTGGATCCCGAGTTATATAAAGCTTTCGATATGGCGGCAGAAGAATCCAAACCCTTTATCCAAACTCATTTGACCAATATGCGAATCCAAATGTCTAGTTTAGTCACAGAAGCCGTAAACCAAAAAAAAATCAAAAAACGTGATGTGGACCTTGTGGCAGAAATTCTGATTTCTGCAGGAGCGGCTTTCACCCACCCCAAACTTGTGGCTCAGCATTGCGGGGAGAACAGAGAACTGTTGTTAGTTGATACGATTGAAGCAGTATTGAAGGGATTAGGTTGA
- a CDS encoding DUF1697 domain-containing protein, whose protein sequence is MKYTALLRGINVGGNRKVEMKKLRNLFESLGFTNVSTYINSGNIIFESEHDAKTVLVKIQKSFEKTFDFEIPTLVKTEKEMKKIASAIPEEWQNDPTQKTDVAYLFPEADSKKIIEELPLKIEFLEIRYVKGALFWNIKRENVNKSRLAKLISHKLYKSMTIRNVNTARFLAGETE, encoded by the coding sequence ATGAAATACACCGCATTACTCAGAGGAATCAATGTAGGAGGAAACAGAAAGGTCGAAATGAAAAAACTTCGAAACCTTTTTGAATCCTTAGGATTTACAAACGTGTCCACTTATATCAACTCCGGTAATATCATTTTTGAATCCGAACATGATGCAAAAACTGTTCTTGTAAAAATACAAAAGTCTTTTGAAAAAACTTTTGATTTTGAAATTCCTACTCTTGTGAAGACAGAAAAGGAAATGAAAAAAATTGCCAGTGCTATTCCCGAAGAATGGCAAAATGATCCAACGCAAAAAACGGATGTGGCCTATTTGTTTCCAGAAGCTGATTCCAAAAAAATCATTGAGGAACTTCCTCTCAAAATAGAATTTTTAGAAATTCGTTATGTAAAAGGTGCCCTCTTTTGGAATATCAAACGAGAAAATGTAAACAAAAGCCGACTGGCGAAACTCATCAGTCATAAACTGTACAAATCCATGACGATACGAAATGTAAATACTGCTAGGTTTTTAGCAGGAGAAACCGAGTAA
- a CDS encoding DMT family transporter, with amino-acid sequence MFKLRLFLLTSFSLIAFAANSLLCRFALKGTEIDASSFTSIRLFSGAITLWLLVCITQRQTIISGNWKSAFALFVYAACFSFAYVGLTAATGALLLFGAVQITMIGFGIWKGERLDFKKFFGIILAFGGLVYLLLPGISSPSLFSSVFMMIAGLAWGIYSLRGGGSKNPTATTAGNFIKAVPFSIILNIVTFEKINIDSYGFMFAVSSGALASGVGYAVWYSVLPFLKSTKASVIQLIVPVIASLGGVILIAEPLTLRIIVSSVLILFGIALVFFDRFQSTLKS; translated from the coding sequence ATGTTTAAATTGCGCTTATTTCTCCTTACATCATTTTCATTGATTGCCTTTGCAGCAAATTCTCTTCTCTGTCGATTCGCTCTCAAGGGAACCGAAATTGATGCATCAAGTTTTACCAGTATAAGATTGTTTTCAGGAGCTATTACTCTTTGGTTATTAGTTTGTATAACTCAGAGACAAACTATAATATCAGGGAATTGGAAATCAGCTTTTGCGTTATTTGTTTACGCTGCTTGTTTTTCTTTTGCTTATGTAGGTTTGACTGCCGCGACTGGTGCACTTTTGTTATTTGGTGCAGTTCAAATTACGATGATTGGTTTCGGAATTTGGAAGGGTGAAAGGTTAGATTTTAAAAAATTTTTCGGAATTATATTAGCATTCGGAGGTCTTGTTTACTTATTACTGCCTGGGATTTCATCTCCTTCATTGTTTAGTTCAGTATTCATGATGATAGCTGGTCTTGCATGGGGTATATATTCGTTGCGCGGTGGCGGAAGCAAAAATCCAACTGCTACCACTGCTGGAAACTTTATCAAAGCTGTCCCTTTTTCAATTATATTAAATATTGTTACATTCGAAAAAATCAATATAGACAGTTATGGGTTTATGTTTGCCGTTTCGTCCGGTGCCCTCGCCTCCGGTGTGGGATACGCAGTTTGGTATTCTGTACTGCCATTTTTAAAATCCACCAAAGCTTCTGTAATACAGTTAATTGTTCCTGTGATTGCCTCTTTAGGTGGAGTGATTCTCATAGCGGAGCCATTAACATTAAGAATAATTGTTTCATCAGTTTTGATTCTATTCGGCATTGCGCTTGTATTCTTTGATAGATTTCAATCGACTTTAAAATCTTAG
- a CDS encoding arylesterase — protein sequence MTLVFLIANCSNPIQEKPIAGCERIPGTPGPEDLDLIRETATVIVSSHERRNGLKDIGALFEVSFANPNGKLEAKKIETNYPENFRPHGISYAKIKGVDTLAVISHTLLDENPHTIEIFERSKSGKWTYKKTLRDPTLTSPNDIFMNEAGEIFVSNDNGTSNAFRKYWDMIIRSERADVSYYDGKTFQALEVPVMLGNGIYIRKKGNEELLYRSVFSEKAIRVYQVDRSSSKINLKYLESIAIGAGPDNILEDENGMLWLAAHDSTYKFIRHVMNRTNLAPTRVFKINPETKEVTEVYANEGAEISAGSTGLVFKNKLLISQVFEDFLLVCPRP from the coding sequence TTGACCCTAGTTTTCTTAATTGCAAACTGTAGTAACCCTATCCAAGAAAAACCCATTGCTGGCTGTGAACGAATTCCAGGAACTCCTGGTCCGGAAGATTTGGATCTCATCCGAGAAACAGCAACAGTCATTGTTTCTTCCCATGAACGCCGCAATGGACTAAAAGATATCGGAGCTTTGTTTGAAGTTTCTTTCGCTAACCCGAATGGAAAATTAGAAGCAAAAAAAATTGAAACCAATTATCCTGAAAACTTTCGACCACATGGGATTAGTTATGCGAAAATTAAAGGTGTAGACACCTTGGCTGTGATCTCCCATACGTTATTAGATGAAAATCCGCATACCATAGAAATTTTTGAACGTTCCAAATCAGGCAAATGGACTTATAAAAAAACTCTAAGGGATCCCACGCTCACAAGTCCCAATGATATTTTTATGAACGAAGCTGGAGAGATTTTTGTTTCCAATGATAATGGAACTAGTAATGCCTTTCGTAAGTATTGGGACATGATCATCCGCAGTGAAAGGGCCGATGTATCCTATTATGATGGAAAAACATTTCAAGCACTGGAAGTACCAGTTATGCTTGGGAATGGAATTTACATTCGTAAAAAAGGAAATGAAGAACTCTTATACCGATCTGTATTTTCCGAAAAAGCCATTCGAGTATATCAAGTAGACCGAAGTTCCAGTAAAATCAATTTAAAGTATTTAGAATCCATCGCCATCGGTGCAGGTCCAGATAATATTTTAGAAGATGAAAATGGAATGTTATGGCTTGCGGCCCATGATTCTACTTATAAATTCATTCGTCATGTAATGAACCGAACCAACCTAGCACCCACTCGTGTTTTTAAAATCAATCCAGAAACAAAGGAAGTTACAGAAGTGTATGCCAATGAAGGTGCAGAAATCTCAGCTGGTAGCACAGGACTTGTTTTCAAAAACAAACTTTTGATTTCGCAAGTGTTTGAAGATTTTCTTTTGGTTTGCCCAAGGCCGTAA
- a CDS encoding LIMLP_16025 family protein, which yields MSNVENKLQDIVNAGIGAVKTSKEVWEKLVVDLNEKKSKFETNFQKLKEQGENDTSDNALKVKMGIAWGIVRIDELKDNVAKYLDKVKEGNQNKPS from the coding sequence ATGAGCAATGTGGAAAATAAGCTGCAAGATATCGTGAATGCTGGGATTGGAGCCGTAAAGACTTCCAAAGAAGTTTGGGAGAAACTGGTTGTGGACCTAAACGAGAAAAAAAGCAAATTTGAAACTAACTTTCAAAAGTTAAAAGAACAAGGCGAAAACGACACCAGCGACAATGCACTGAAAGTAAAAATGGGCATTGCTTGGGGAATCGTTCGTATCGACGAGCTAAAAGATAATGTAGCCAAATACTTAGATAAAGTCAAAGAAGGAAATCAAAACAAACCTTCTTAA
- the sixA gene encoding phosphohistidine phosphatase SixA — protein MKIILVRHGEAENASGTISDSQRDLTDKGVSDIHKIGKFIKNSSLAVKQVYYSPYTRTKHTAEILSEELKYSCELVPSDDLLAGKGCTDIISCLVNFTNSDTVLLVGHNPDITFFAAKLLGNSSAAENLIFQPGSTIAINVAREKFAHGQIIWAISPDNLGI, from the coding sequence ATGAAGATCATTTTAGTTCGTCATGGTGAGGCAGAAAACGCTAGCGGAACGATTTCTGATTCGCAGCGGGATCTAACCGACAAAGGTGTTAGTGATATTCATAAAATAGGAAAGTTTATTAAAAACTCTTCGTTAGCTGTTAAACAAGTTTACTATAGCCCTTATACAAGAACTAAACATACAGCGGAGATTCTTTCTGAAGAATTAAAGTATAGCTGTGAATTGGTTCCGTCAGATGACCTATTAGCCGGTAAAGGTTGTACCGATATTATTTCTTGTTTAGTAAATTTTACAAATTCCGACACAGTTCTGTTAGTCGGCCATAATCCTGATATCACTTTTTTCGCTGCAAAATTATTGGGGAATTCCAGTGCTGCAGAAAATTTAATCTTTCAGCCTGGTTCGACCATTGCCATCAATGTAGCTCGGGAAAAATTTGCACATGGGCAAATTATTTGGGCCATTTCACCGGACAATTTAGGCATTTGA
- a CDS encoding RNA pyrophosphohydrolase, whose product MYDRAILRIMTDKPYRKNVGMVVFNSLGQVIVGERIQFPGSWQFPQGGIDENEDYLEAAKRELYEELGIKKAIYVTEYPDWIPYDFPNSLGLNSHLQKFRGQLQRWILFFWDGTLEECDLVHHEQEFLTVQFMEIQDTIQSVVEFKRAVYEKFVPLFKSAIQNYIAENSKSK is encoded by the coding sequence ATGTATGATAGAGCCATTCTAAGGATTATGACAGATAAACCCTACCGCAAAAATGTAGGCATGGTGGTTTTTAATTCTTTAGGCCAAGTGATTGTTGGGGAGCGAATACAATTCCCTGGTTCTTGGCAATTCCCTCAAGGTGGAATCGATGAAAACGAAGATTATTTGGAAGCCGCAAAACGGGAATTATATGAAGAACTTGGAATCAAAAAAGCAATTTATGTAACCGAATATCCTGATTGGATTCCCTATGACTTTCCTAACTCTTTAGGTCTTAATTCTCACTTACAAAAATTTCGTGGGCAATTACAGAGATGGATTTTATTTTTTTGGGATGGAACTTTGGAAGAGTGTGATTTAGTCCACCATGAACAAGAGTTTTTAACAGTCCAATTTATGGAAATTCAAGATACAATTCAATCCGTTGTCGAGTTCAAACGAGCCGTCTATGAGAAGTTTGTCCCTCTTTTTAAATCTGCCATTCAAAATTACATTGCAGAGAATTCTAAATCCAAGTAA
- a CDS encoding acylphosphatase, with protein MGKSEEARARILIRGTVQGVGFRYYVLQKAQEMRLKGYTQNLPNGEVEAVVEGDKLFIEDLYRAMQRGPTKAKVKDHVIEWSDPKNQFRTFLIKK; from the coding sequence TTGGGAAAATCAGAAGAAGCAAGAGCGCGAATTTTAATACGGGGAACTGTACAAGGGGTTGGATTTCGTTACTATGTCCTCCAAAAAGCCCAAGAAATGAGACTCAAAGGTTATACTCAAAACTTACCCAATGGGGAAGTCGAAGCAGTGGTAGAAGGTGATAAACTTTTTATAGAAGATTTATACAGAGCCATGCAACGAGGGCCCACAAAAGCAAAGGTAAAAGATCACGTCATTGAATGGAGTGATCCAAAAAATCAATTCAGAACATTTTTAATTAAAAAATAA
- a CDS encoding aldo/keto reductase produces MKKRRLGKTGMVVSEICMGTMTFGSSCNEDEAFRILDRAYDAGIDFYDTAEIYPVPPQKSWVHRTEEIFGKWLKTKPRDGIILATKVAGPGHGWFSPPLREGKTALDKYHIRRAIEGSLQRLGIETIDLYQTHWPDHDMPYDETMEALTELKEEGKIRYAGCSNETSFGLMKSLWTSDKYNLIRYDSIQNNFSILNRRFEDELAQVCRKEGVSLLPYSPLAGGVLTGKYNGTVPPEGARFVRYIAEGERQRRMASRFLNENTLAATAELMKIAEKYGMSATVLSVAWSKQHDYVASTIIGANTVAQLEESLKATDVILSEEILSEINLVSKKIQYPMG; encoded by the coding sequence ATGAAAAAACGAAGACTTGGAAAAACAGGAATGGTGGTATCCGAAATTTGTATGGGTACTATGACATTTGGCTCCTCGTGTAACGAAGATGAGGCGTTTCGAATTTTAGATCGTGCCTACGATGCTGGCATTGATTTTTATGATACAGCAGAAATTTATCCGGTGCCGCCACAAAAATCTTGGGTGCATAGGACTGAGGAAATTTTCGGAAAGTGGCTCAAAACAAAACCTCGTGATGGTATCATTCTCGCAACGAAAGTCGCAGGTCCAGGTCACGGTTGGTTTAGTCCCCCACTCCGCGAAGGAAAAACAGCATTAGACAAATATCATATACGTCGTGCCATTGAAGGTTCCTTACAAAGATTAGGTATTGAAACTATCGATTTGTATCAAACTCATTGGCCTGACCATGATATGCCTTATGATGAAACGATGGAAGCACTGACTGAGCTGAAAGAAGAAGGAAAAATTCGTTACGCGGGTTGTTCTAACGAAACTTCTTTTGGACTAATGAAAAGTCTTTGGACTTCAGACAAATACAATCTGATTCGGTATGATTCCATTCAAAATAACTTTTCCATTCTGAATCGTCGTTTCGAAGATGAGTTAGCACAGGTTTGTCGAAAAGAAGGAGTATCTTTGTTACCATATTCTCCGCTTGCAGGTGGTGTTCTCACTGGAAAATATAACGGGACTGTTCCCCCAGAAGGTGCGCGGTTTGTTCGTTATATAGCAGAAGGTGAAAGACAAAGGCGAATGGCCAGTCGTTTCCTAAATGAAAACACTTTGGCTGCCACTGCCGAACTAATGAAAATTGCGGAAAAATATGGAATGAGTGCGACTGTTCTTTCTGTTGCTTGGAGCAAACAACATGACTACGTTGCTTCTACGATCATTGGAGCCAATACTGTAGCCCAGTTGGAAGAATCCTTAAAAGCAACCGATGTCATTTTGTCTGAAGAAATTTTATCAGAAATCAATCTTGTTTCTAAGAAAATCCAATACCCAATGGGTTAA
- a CDS encoding histidine phosphatase family protein — translation MSLLYLVRHGQADRLGKNYDQLTQHGWKQAKLLGEYFKNQRIEFDSVYTGSLNRQKQTAQGIVESFSKDQFCIPEPIENTAWDEFDSKMWLGLAAKIRHANNDFAKLYESYKKAWEDGKEETREYFQELIQIVLHDWVHGVWDPVEPYTFNQYVDKVSSGPKGIPNDVKSTLVVSSSTPIAIMMGLSCKMQPVEFPVFMKSITNSSLSVFRREKDHWEPVSWNNTPHLQDPDLVTLV, via the coding sequence ATGTCTTTATTGTATTTAGTCCGTCATGGACAAGCAGATCGCCTTGGAAAAAACTATGACCAACTAACGCAACACGGTTGGAAACAAGCCAAATTACTGGGAGAATACTTTAAAAACCAAAGAATCGAATTTGATTCTGTATATACAGGTAGCCTCAATCGACAAAAACAAACTGCACAAGGTATAGTTGAGAGTTTTTCAAAAGACCAGTTTTGTATTCCGGAACCAATTGAAAATACAGCTTGGGATGAATTTGATTCCAAAATGTGGCTTGGTCTTGCAGCTAAGATTCGTCATGCGAATAATGACTTTGCAAAATTATACGAATCTTATAAAAAAGCATGGGAAGACGGAAAAGAGGAAACAAGAGAATATTTCCAAGAACTCATTCAAATTGTTTTACACGATTGGGTACATGGAGTTTGGGATCCTGTGGAGCCTTATACATTCAATCAATATGTGGACAAAGTTTCTTCTGGCCCGAAAGGAATACCTAACGATGTAAAAAGTACGTTAGTAGTATCTTCTAGCACACCTATAGCAATCATGATGGGACTTTCTTGTAAAATGCAACCTGTTGAATTTCCGGTATTTATGAAATCGATTACCAATTCTTCTCTCAGTGTTTTTAGAAGAGAAAAAGACCATTGGGAGCCTGTGAGTTGGAACAACACTCCCCATTTACAAGATCCAGATTTGGTAACTTTAGTTTGA
- a CDS encoding phosphotransferase family protein produces MEIQELKEKVELHLSSVWKDNVKVSQIQHLSGGACQDNYALDLISKSGKQSLVLRTDKGASLLSSLSKRDEFKVAELVYKAGVKTPTPVFLEETSEVIGAPFFLMEKIGGKATGRYITKDKELDSYRKTQMVTDLASNLAKLHTVKPSSISDEELKQKLKLVTKENYVSIAILDLKQSLDELPEAHPAIELCLFWLESNAPAIDDIVLVHGDFRTGNFMMNSDGLQGILDYEFAHFGDRHEDIAWLCMRDWRFGRLNKEVGGFGDRKDFYDAYENTSGIPVDPFKVTFWEIMGNVRWAIGSAQQTERHLSGKDKGIELAAIGRRTAEMEWEAMRLIEEISNAI; encoded by the coding sequence ATGGAAATTCAAGAATTAAAGGAAAAAGTAGAACTCCACTTATCCTCCGTTTGGAAAGACAATGTAAAAGTTTCCCAAATACAACACTTAAGTGGGGGAGCTTGCCAAGACAATTATGCATTGGACTTAATTTCTAAATCCGGAAAACAGTCGTTAGTTTTGCGAACAGACAAAGGAGCGAGTTTACTTTCTTCTTTGTCAAAACGAGATGAGTTTAAAGTGGCAGAGCTTGTATACAAAGCAGGTGTCAAAACTCCGACTCCAGTTTTTTTGGAAGAAACTTCCGAAGTCATAGGTGCTCCTTTTTTTCTAATGGAGAAAATTGGAGGTAAAGCTACTGGACGTTATATCACAAAAGATAAGGAACTTGATTCCTATCGTAAAACCCAGATGGTAACAGATCTGGCTTCAAACTTAGCGAAACTTCATACCGTAAAACCTAGTTCTATTTCAGATGAAGAACTTAAACAAAAGCTAAAGTTAGTCACAAAAGAAAATTATGTTTCTATTGCAATTTTGGATCTAAAACAATCATTAGACGAACTTCCCGAAGCACATCCTGCCATTGAACTTTGTTTGTTTTGGTTAGAATCAAATGCACCTGCTATTGATGATATTGTTCTGGTTCATGGGGATTTTCGTACAGGAAACTTTATGATGAACTCCGATGGACTCCAAGGAATTTTAGATTATGAATTTGCCCATTTTGGGGACCGCCACGAAGACATTGCTTGGTTGTGTATGCGTGACTGGCGATTTGGAAGGCTTAACAAAGAAGTGGGCGGATTTGGAGATCGAAAAGATTTTTATGATGCTTATGAAAACACTTCAGGAATACCTGTGGATCCTTTTAAAGTAACTTTCTGGGAAATTATGGGGAATGTTCGTTGGGCCATAGGAAGTGCACAACAAACAGAAAGACATTTATCAGGAAAAGACAAAGGCATTGAACTTGCTGCCATCGGCCGTCGGACTGCTGAAATGGAATGGGAAGCCATGCGACTCATCGAGGAAATCAGTAATGCAATATAG
- a CDS encoding acyl-CoA dehydrogenase family protein — MDFEIPQEVETLRKNIQDFITNEIIPLEKHYDYEKGRMPEDINQQARAKVKAAGFWTPHLPKSEGGLGLDLIGTCIIFSELGRSPIAPYIFNCDAPDEGNMHLLSIAASEKQKELILHPLIKGELRTGFAMTEPGPGAGSDPTTLQTNAEKQGDKYILNGRKWYCTGANGAKYLIVMAKVNGSFRKTTMFLVPTDAKGYTMVREIELMGSHGPGGHCELNFENVEVSEDMILGRVGEGFRLSQERLGPARLTHCMRWTGMARRALSIARSYAKERQVFNARIADHQGIQWMFAERATEIEMAFLLTLKAAWLLQKGKDARQETSMAKWKVSESLCNTIDMGIQVCGGKGYSRDLPLELFYRDARAARIADGPSEVHKMVIGRNYISEKWDF, encoded by the coding sequence ATGGACTTTGAAATTCCCCAAGAAGTAGAAACACTTCGCAAAAATATCCAAGACTTCATTACAAATGAAATCATCCCTCTGGAAAAACATTACGATTATGAAAAAGGTCGTATGCCTGAAGACATTAACCAACAAGCGCGTGCTAAAGTAAAGGCAGCTGGTTTTTGGACTCCACATCTTCCAAAATCAGAAGGTGGATTGGGTTTAGATTTAATAGGAACTTGTATTATTTTTAGTGAACTGGGTCGTTCCCCTATAGCACCATACATATTTAATTGTGATGCTCCCGATGAAGGAAACATGCATTTACTTTCAATTGCTGCTTCTGAAAAACAAAAAGAACTAATACTTCACCCACTCATCAAAGGCGAATTACGAACTGGCTTTGCAATGACCGAACCAGGACCGGGGGCAGGATCAGACCCAACCACCTTACAGACCAATGCCGAAAAACAAGGTGATAAATATATCCTCAACGGACGTAAGTGGTACTGCACTGGTGCCAATGGTGCGAAGTATTTAATTGTGATGGCAAAGGTAAATGGAAGTTTCCGAAAAACCACCATGTTCCTTGTACCAACCGATGCTAAAGGATACACAATGGTTCGGGAAATTGAACTTATGGGTTCTCATGGACCAGGTGGGCACTGCGAACTCAATTTCGAAAACGTAGAAGTTTCTGAAGATATGATTCTTGGCCGTGTTGGTGAAGGTTTTCGTCTTTCCCAGGAAAGGCTTGGACCTGCTCGCTTAACGCATTGTATGCGTTGGACTGGGATGGCAAGACGAGCATTGTCGATTGCGAGAAGTTATGCGAAAGAGAGGCAGGTATTTAATGCCCGAATCGCTGACCACCAGGGAATCCAATGGATGTTTGCTGAACGTGCAACCGAAATTGAAATGGCCTTTCTTTTGACTTTGAAAGCTGCTTGGTTATTACAAAAAGGAAAAGATGCACGCCAAGAAACTTCTATGGCAAAATGGAAAGTCAGCGAATCTCTGTGTAATACGATTGATATGGGCATCCAAGTTTGCGGAGGTAAAGGATATTCGAGAGACCTTCCTTTGGAATTGTTTTACAGAGATGCAAGAGCCGCGAGGATTGCTGATGGACCATCGGAAGTCCATAAGATGGTCATAGGTAGAAACTACATTTCAGAAAAATGGGATTTTTAA
- a CDS encoding LysM peptidoglycan-binding domain-containing M23 family metallopeptidase: MSKTVDFVKWALFLITFSGFPSLVSGPLTLANLEYTNPSLKNLRSEIKENLRISKSGARKEALIPLKYYEYKVRAEDNFFKIMARTGMDLETLSSVNELSSPHDLSPGMILEIPNMRGTFHPEETTGDEKTKLTLAEKYNIDSNKLQYDSEREKWFLPGISMGKSEKSFFYGFGFQFPLTEARISSGFGKRIDPFTKKDTFHGGIDLAAEQGSDVFASMDGEVIFKGKQGGYGNLIILKHGLGYETRYGHLLDFNIHVGQKVKKGQKIGEVGQTGRATGPHLHFEIRRNSKRERPIFRSH; encoded by the coding sequence ATGTCTAAAACCGTCGATTTTGTGAAATGGGCACTTTTTCTGATCACTTTCAGTGGATTCCCATCGCTGGTTTCAGGCCCGCTCACTTTGGCAAATTTGGAATATACTAACCCTTCCTTAAAAAATCTTCGTTCGGAAATCAAAGAAAATTTACGAATCTCCAAATCCGGAGCAAGGAAAGAAGCTCTGATTCCTCTGAAATATTATGAATACAAGGTTCGTGCAGAAGATAATTTTTTTAAAATCATGGCACGCACAGGAATGGATTTGGAAACCCTTTCCTCTGTAAACGAGCTCAGTTCACCACATGATCTATCCCCTGGAATGATTTTAGAAATTCCCAATATGCGTGGTACCTTCCATCCAGAAGAAACAACTGGAGATGAAAAAACAAAACTAACGTTAGCTGAAAAATACAATATCGATTCGAACAAATTACAATATGATTCTGAAAGAGAAAAATGGTTTTTACCAGGAATATCTATGGGAAAATCAGAAAAATCTTTTTTCTATGGATTTGGATTTCAATTTCCATTAACGGAAGCAAGGATTTCTTCTGGTTTTGGTAAACGAATTGATCCATTCACTAAAAAAGATACCTTTCATGGAGGAATTGATTTGGCCGCCGAACAAGGATCAGACGTATTTGCATCTATGGATGGTGAAGTAATATTCAAAGGTAAACAAGGTGGTTATGGAAATTTAATCATCTTAAAACATGGTTTAGGATACGAAACACGTTATGGACATCTTTTAGATTTTAATATTCATGTAGGACAGAAAGTAAAAAAGGGCCAAAAAATTGGGGAAGTTGGACAAACAGGTAGAGCGACCGGTCCACATTTACATTTTGAAATTAGAAGAAATTCAAAACGTGAAAGACCTATTTTTCGATCTCATTAA